Proteins encoded within one genomic window of Natrinema amylolyticum:
- a CDS encoding metal-dependent hydrolase, whose translation MWPWEHAIVAYLSYSLLCHTVFRDSPGGLDAFAVVFASVLPDLIDKPLAWTYGVFDVGYGIGHSIFFAVPLAIFVGTIARAADRPLAGLAFGVGYLSHPVADVVDSVFRQDALLIEIMLWPVSPVEGQPPGPDVLDVFFMLVGRYASTILAGELSTYLWIQVGLAGLAMLVWLLDGAPVLRECLRASARAVTAVLERDTASNQNDPNRR comes from the coding sequence ATGTGGCCGTGGGAACACGCGATCGTCGCCTATCTCTCGTATTCGCTACTCTGTCACACCGTCTTTCGCGATTCGCCCGGTGGGCTCGACGCCTTCGCCGTCGTCTTCGCGTCGGTCCTCCCGGACCTGATCGACAAACCCCTCGCGTGGACGTACGGCGTCTTCGACGTCGGCTACGGGATCGGCCACTCGATCTTTTTCGCGGTGCCGCTGGCAATCTTCGTCGGAACGATCGCACGCGCGGCCGATCGACCGCTGGCCGGCCTCGCGTTCGGAGTCGGCTACCTGTCGCATCCCGTCGCCGATGTCGTGGATTCCGTGTTCCGACAGGACGCTCTCCTCATCGAGATCATGCTCTGGCCCGTCTCACCCGTCGAGGGCCAGCCACCCGGCCCCGACGTCCTCGACGTGTTTTTCATGCTGGTCGGTCGCTACGCGAGTACCATCCTCGCCGGTGAGCTCTCGACGTACCTCTGGATACAGGTCGGACTCGCCGGGCTTGCGATGCTCGTCTGGCTTCTCGACGGCGCTCCCGTCCTCCGAGAGTGTCTGCGAGCGAGCGCTCGAGCGGTCACCGCAGTGCTGGAACGGGATACCGCCTCAAATCAGAACGACCCGAACCGACGGTAG
- a CDS encoding ATP-binding cassette domain-containing protein: MTDYAIEARDVAVTYADGTEAVRGVELLVESGEFFGFLGPNGAGKTTMIKTLVTLLRPTDGSVTVNGFDVVGDPRSVRATVGYMAQETSIDPELTARENLRFACDAYGVGRSQRGDRIAELLELVELTDVADKVADDFSGGMKKRLDAATALVHRPPLVFLDEPTTGLDPAARNRLWAYFRRINDEGTTVFLTTQYLEEADQLCDRLSVIQNGAVVAEGTPDALKRRVGGEILAVELADADESDRAVSIARKEGLFADGAVIEPSESGLTVTARDARTRGTDLLVALRDADIDVVGFDVRAPTLDDVFLAVTDERDGGASGTETEPGPTDDARSGTVSDGGRDSSERSASGTGDRTGSEAGR; encoded by the coding sequence GTGACCGATTACGCTATCGAGGCCCGCGACGTGGCGGTGACGTACGCGGACGGGACCGAAGCGGTTCGCGGCGTCGAACTCCTCGTAGAGAGCGGAGAGTTCTTCGGCTTTCTCGGGCCCAACGGCGCGGGAAAGACGACGATGATCAAGACGCTGGTGACGCTGTTGCGGCCGACCGACGGTTCGGTGACGGTCAACGGGTTCGACGTCGTCGGGGACCCGAGAAGCGTTCGCGCGACGGTCGGATACATGGCCCAGGAGACGAGCATCGATCCGGAGCTGACGGCCCGCGAAAACCTCCGATTCGCCTGTGACGCCTACGGGGTAGGGCGATCCCAGCGGGGCGACCGGATCGCCGAACTGCTCGAGCTCGTCGAGCTGACCGACGTCGCGGACAAGGTCGCCGACGACTTCTCCGGTGGGATGAAAAAGCGCCTCGACGCGGCAACCGCGCTGGTCCATCGGCCGCCGCTGGTCTTCCTGGACGAACCGACGACCGGACTCGACCCGGCGGCGCGAAACCGCCTCTGGGCGTACTTCCGGCGGATCAACGACGAGGGGACGACCGTCTTCCTGACGACTCAGTACCTCGAGGAGGCCGACCAGCTGTGCGACCGGCTGTCGGTCATCCAGAACGGAGCCGTCGTCGCGGAGGGCACGCCCGACGCGCTGAAACGCCGCGTCGGCGGCGAGATCCTCGCGGTCGAACTGGCGGACGCCGATGAGAGTGACCGGGCCGTCTCGATCGCACGCAAGGAGGGACTGTTCGCGGACGGCGCGGTGATCGAGCCGAGCGAGTCGGGACTGACGGTGACCGCGCGCGACGCGCGAACGCGCGGAACGGACTTGCTGGTCGCCCTTCGCGACGCCGACATCGACGTCGTGGGATTCGACGTTCGGGCACCGACGCTCGACGACGTGTTCCTCGCGGTGACCGACGAACGGGACGGGGGCGCGTCGGGGACCGAAACCGAACCGGGACCGACCGACGACGCTCGGTCCGGAACGGTCAGTGACGGCGGGCGTGACTCGAGCGAGCGGTCGGCGAGCGGCACCGGCGATCGGACGGGGAGCGAGGCGGGCCGATGA
- a CDS encoding ABC transporter permease — MSAPSIDRHGGSFASDVWVTFVRWTIKSVRNPFVLVVSLVQPIIFLVLFTQVFGGVATSALEGISYETYLVPAIVIQVALVAAATSGIGLVNDIENGMFEKTLVSPMNRSAVFLGKTLAEVVRIVVQVTIVLVLGVLLGAEISTGVVGAVAIVGICVLFSIWFTAFSNVLAVMTRDEESTIIGANLLQLPLLFVSSAFLPLPALPEWIRTVATFNPITYGVDAARAVMLGEDTMTVIEIARFDGMWNTLAPALAVLSGLALIFGSVAVYAIGRAASADVQ, encoded by the coding sequence ATGAGCGCGCCGAGCATCGACCGCCACGGCGGGAGCTTCGCGAGCGACGTGTGGGTCACGTTCGTCCGGTGGACGATCAAGTCGGTCCGGAACCCGTTCGTGCTGGTCGTCTCGCTCGTCCAGCCGATCATCTTCCTCGTCCTGTTCACGCAGGTGTTCGGCGGCGTCGCGACGAGCGCCCTCGAGGGGATCAGCTACGAGACGTACCTCGTGCCGGCGATCGTGATTCAGGTCGCGCTGGTGGCGGCCGCAACGTCGGGGATCGGGCTGGTCAACGACATCGAGAACGGCATGTTCGAGAAGACGCTGGTGAGTCCGATGAACCGCAGCGCCGTCTTCTTGGGTAAGACGCTGGCCGAGGTCGTCCGCATCGTCGTTCAGGTCACGATTGTGCTCGTACTGGGCGTGCTGCTCGGTGCCGAGATTTCGACCGGGGTGGTTGGTGCGGTCGCGATCGTCGGCATTTGCGTCCTGTTTTCGATCTGGTTCACCGCGTTCTCGAACGTCCTCGCCGTGATGACCCGCGACGAGGAGTCGACGATCATCGGGGCGAACCTGCTCCAGTTGCCCTTGCTGTTCGTTTCGAGCGCGTTCCTCCCATTGCCTGCGCTGCCGGAATGGATCCGGACGGTCGCGACGTTCAACCCGATTACCTACGGCGTCGACGCCGCTCGTGCGGTAATGCTCGGCGAGGACACCATGACGGTCATCGAGATCGCGCGATTCGACGGGATGTGGAACACCCTCGCTCCCGCGCTGGCCGTCCTGTCGGGGCTGGCCCTGATCTTCGGATCGGTGGCCGTCTACGCGATCGGCCGTGCGGCGAGCGCCGACGTGCAGTGA
- the hisD gene encoding histidinol dehydrogenase, protein MTIDVQTVADLGPDDRVAFFERDAGIESVRGNVQEIVERVRKEGDVAVREFTSEFDDVEVGNLEITDDCERAYDEIDDGIRNAIETAAANVREFHEAQLPEDWQQEFDTGRELGRRFRPIERVGVYVPGGSAAYPSSAIMGVVPAVVAGVDHVSVVTPPADDLNPVTLAAIHAAGADAVYSVGGAQAISALAYGTETVTNVQKIVGPGNKWVTAAKAEVRGDVEIDFLAGPSEVVVVADESADPDLVAAELVAQAEHDPNASVVAVTDDEDTADAVAAAVDEQANAREREDVIRDALGNDASGVLCARSMSEAILFTEEYAPEHLSIIAEDDESLLERIDSAGSVFLGPNTPVAAGDYASGTNHVLPTNGGARATGGLAVETFLRSTTVQRLSGQGLADLGKTITTLAEAEGLEAHAESVRLRLEDDANRDE, encoded by the coding sequence ATGACAATCGACGTGCAGACGGTCGCCGACCTCGGGCCGGACGACCGCGTCGCCTTCTTCGAGCGCGACGCCGGTATCGAGTCGGTCAGGGGAAACGTCCAGGAGATCGTCGAGCGGGTTCGAAAGGAGGGTGATGTCGCCGTCCGCGAGTTCACCAGCGAGTTCGACGACGTCGAGGTCGGCAACCTCGAGATCACCGACGACTGTGAGCGCGCGTACGACGAGATCGACGACGGGATTCGGAACGCGATCGAGACGGCCGCGGCGAACGTCCGCGAGTTCCACGAGGCCCAACTCCCCGAGGACTGGCAGCAGGAGTTCGATACGGGTCGAGAGCTCGGCCGTCGGTTTCGACCGATAGAGCGCGTCGGCGTCTACGTCCCCGGCGGCTCGGCGGCCTACCCCTCGAGTGCGATCATGGGCGTCGTGCCCGCGGTCGTCGCCGGTGTCGACCACGTGTCGGTGGTCACGCCGCCGGCGGACGACCTGAATCCGGTGACGCTGGCGGCGATCCACGCGGCGGGCGCGGACGCGGTCTACAGCGTCGGCGGCGCACAGGCGATCTCGGCGCTGGCCTACGGGACGGAGACGGTCACTAACGTCCAGAAGATCGTCGGCCCCGGCAACAAGTGGGTAACTGCGGCCAAAGCCGAGGTCCGGGGCGACGTCGAGATCGATTTCCTCGCGGGACCGAGCGAAGTGGTCGTGGTGGCCGACGAGAGCGCGGACCCCGACCTCGTTGCCGCGGAACTCGTCGCGCAGGCGGAACACGATCCCAACGCCTCGGTGGTGGCCGTCACCGACGACGAAGACACCGCCGACGCGGTGGCCGCAGCCGTCGACGAGCAGGCCAACGCACGCGAGCGCGAAGACGTGATTCGAGATGCGCTCGGGAACGACGCGAGCGGCGTCCTCTGTGCTCGCTCGATGAGCGAGGCGATCCTCTTCACCGAGGAGTACGCCCCCGAACACCTCTCGATCATCGCCGAGGACGACGAATCGCTCCTCGAGCGCATCGACAGCGCCGGTAGCGTCTTCCTCGGTCCGAACACCCCGGTCGCTGCGGGCGACTACGCCAGCGGGACTAACCACGTCCTCCCGACAAACGGTGGCGCGCGCGCGACCGGCGGGCTCGCCGTCGAGACGTTCCTCCGATCGACGACGGTCCAGCGGCTCTCCGGCCAGGGTCTCGCTGACTTGGGCAAGACGATCACTACGCTCGCGGAGGCCGAAGGGCTCGAGGCCCACGCCGAGAGCGTCCGACTCCGACTCGAGGACGACGCGAATCGGGACGAATAG
- a CDS encoding HesB/IscA family protein → MSTDSMDGGEAETRPKIEVTEEAADQALSLLEGEDLDVTEAGLRLFVQQGGCAGLSYGMRFDDAPDEDDTIYEHHDLRVFVDPASLKYIEGSVLDYEDGLQAEGFHVDNPNVVSECGCGESFRT, encoded by the coding sequence ATGAGCACGGATAGTATGGATGGCGGGGAGGCGGAGACGCGCCCGAAGATCGAAGTGACCGAAGAGGCGGCCGACCAGGCGCTCTCCCTCCTCGAGGGCGAGGATCTGGACGTGACGGAAGCCGGCCTTCGGCTGTTCGTCCAGCAGGGCGGTTGTGCCGGTCTCTCCTACGGAATGCGATTCGACGACGCGCCGGACGAGGACGACACGATCTACGAACACCACGATCTGCGCGTGTTCGTCGATCCGGCGAGCCTGAAGTACATCGAGGGCAGCGTCCTCGACTACGAGGACGGGTTGCAGGCCGAAGGCTTCCACGTGGACAATCCGAACGTCGTCAGCGAGTGCGGCTGTGGCGAGTCGTTCCGAACGTAA
- a CDS encoding dodecin — protein sequence MVFKKITLIGTSPESFDAAADDAIDRAEATLQNVQWIEVDELGVEVASADDREYQAEVTVAFELEE from the coding sequence ATGGTCTTCAAGAAGATAACGCTCATCGGCACCAGTCCCGAAAGCTTCGACGCCGCGGCCGACGACGCCATCGACCGCGCAGAAGCGACTCTTCAGAACGTCCAGTGGATCGAGGTCGACGAACTCGGCGTGGAAGTCGCTAGTGCGGACGACCGGGAGTACCAGGCCGAAGTCACCGTCGCCTTCGAACTCGAGGAGTAA
- a CDS encoding metal-dependent hydrolase codes for MFIGHGLLAFAVAAFVADWRGWEARRALLVGAVAGAFATIPDIDVAYALVGLLEWQAADGAMGAPTAFWDASRDVHRSVTHSLVVGALAAPAFGALAARSGSNRARFGRAAAICLLAALVAIAFVWDGPIAALVMSLFAASGLLVARAAARASTLSPVAVAIAALWGLWSHPWGDLLTGSPPDWFFPFPSPVLESRLVLHSDPTLHLLGAFGIELATIWLALAVVCRLTDRSIPATVNRRAGIGAAYGIAALAVTPPTLAVSYHFVFSILGVGILCGVVREASSLRRPRAGYPGPPSPDSVLEVALTTLATVTVALAAYATVYQLLVVSA; via the coding sequence GTGTTTATCGGTCACGGGCTCCTCGCGTTTGCCGTCGCGGCGTTCGTCGCCGACTGGCGAGGCTGGGAGGCCCGACGAGCGCTCCTCGTCGGTGCCGTCGCCGGCGCGTTCGCGACGATTCCGGACATCGATGTCGCCTACGCGCTCGTCGGCCTCCTCGAGTGGCAGGCGGCAGACGGGGCGATGGGGGCACCGACGGCCTTCTGGGACGCGAGTCGCGACGTCCACCGATCGGTCACCCACTCGCTGGTCGTCGGCGCGCTCGCCGCGCCGGCGTTCGGGGCGCTCGCCGCCCGCAGCGGCTCGAATCGCGCGCGATTCGGCCGCGCCGCTGCGATCTGCCTCCTCGCGGCGCTCGTCGCGATCGCGTTCGTCTGGGACGGCCCGATCGCCGCGCTCGTCATGAGCCTGTTCGCGGCGAGCGGCCTCCTCGTCGCCCGCGCCGCCGCTCGAGCGTCGACGCTCTCGCCGGTGGCGGTCGCTATCGCCGCACTCTGGGGGCTCTGGTCGCATCCGTGGGGCGACCTCCTCACCGGATCGCCACCCGATTGGTTCTTCCCGTTTCCCTCCCCCGTCCTCGAGTCGCGTCTCGTGCTCCACTCCGACCCGACGCTCCACCTGCTCGGCGCGTTCGGGATCGAACTCGCGACGATCTGGCTCGCGCTCGCGGTCGTCTGCCGGCTCACCGACCGGTCGATCCCTGCGACTGTCAACCGTCGAGCCGGGATCGGTGCGGCCTACGGCATCGCCGCGCTCGCAGTGACGCCGCCGACGCTGGCGGTGTCCTATCACTTCGTCTTCTCCATTCTCGGCGTCGGCATTCTCTGTGGCGTCGTTCGAGAGGCCTCTTCGCTGCGACGGCCTCGCGCGGGCTATCCCGGGCCGCCGTCTCCCGATAGCGTTCTCGAGGTGGCGCTTACAACCCTGGCGACCGTGACCGTCGCGCTTGCGGCGTACGCGACGGTCTATCAACTCCTCGTGGTCTCGGCGTGA
- a CDS encoding pyridoxal-phosphate-dependent aminotransferase family protein: MAQDASNEAARAPSVGELTPPERTLMGPGPSDVNPRVLRAMSTPLVGHLDPSFIEIMDEVQELLRYTFRTDNQWTIPVSGTGSAAMEAAIGNVVEPGDTMLVPTNGYFGGRMASMAQRAGGEVVEVDAPWGEPLDPDDVSDALAEHDPDVFGFVHAETSTGVLQPDVPELTAAAHDHDALVIADTVTSLGGVELRVDEWDIDVAYSGPQKCLSCPPGASPLTLSDGAMEKVLSREEDPRSWYLDLSLLEGYWGEERAYHHTAPITNVYAIREALRLVAEEGIEERWARHERLAGALKAGVEAMGLEMNAPDEYWLPSLNAVRVPDGIDDGDVCDALIDQYDLEIAGGLGDLAGEIFRIGCMGHSARPENVIYVVTALGDVLESMGADVDPGAGVTATRNALEE; the protein is encoded by the coding sequence ATGGCTCAGGACGCGTCGAACGAGGCGGCTCGAGCGCCATCCGTCGGCGAACTCACACCACCGGAACGGACCCTCATGGGGCCCGGACCGAGCGACGTGAATCCGCGCGTGCTCCGAGCGATGAGCACGCCGCTCGTCGGCCACCTCGATCCCTCCTTCATCGAGATCATGGACGAGGTCCAGGAACTGCTCCGGTACACGTTCCGGACGGACAATCAGTGGACCATTCCGGTCTCGGGGACCGGCTCCGCGGCGATGGAGGCCGCGATCGGCAACGTGGTCGAACCCGGCGACACGATGCTCGTCCCGACGAACGGCTACTTCGGCGGCCGAATGGCTTCGATGGCACAGCGGGCGGGCGGGGAGGTCGTCGAGGTCGACGCGCCGTGGGGCGAACCGCTCGACCCCGACGACGTTTCGGACGCACTGGCCGAACACGACCCCGACGTCTTCGGATTCGTCCACGCCGAGACGAGTACCGGCGTCCTCCAGCCAGACGTACCGGAACTAACGGCGGCGGCCCACGACCACGACGCCCTCGTGATCGCCGACACCGTCACCTCGCTGGGCGGCGTCGAGTTGCGAGTCGACGAGTGGGACATCGACGTCGCCTACTCGGGCCCGCAGAAGTGTCTCTCCTGTCCGCCGGGGGCGAGCCCGCTCACCCTCTCGGACGGGGCCATGGAGAAGGTCCTCTCGCGCGAGGAAGACCCTCGCTCGTGGTATCTCGACCTCTCGCTGCTCGAGGGCTACTGGGGCGAGGAACGGGCCTACCACCACACCGCACCGATCACGAACGTCTACGCGATCCGGGAAGCTCTGCGACTCGTCGCCGAGGAGGGCATCGAGGAACGCTGGGCTCGCCACGAGCGACTGGCCGGCGCGCTGAAAGCCGGCGTCGAGGCGATGGGCCTCGAGATGAACGCGCCCGACGAGTACTGGCTGCCGAGCCTGAACGCCGTCCGCGTGCCCGACGGCATCGACGACGGCGATGTCTGTGATGCGCTGATCGACCAGTACGATCTCGAGATCGCCGGCGGGCTGGGCGATCTCGCCGGAGAGATCTTCCGGATCGGCTGCATGGGCCACTCCGCGCGCCCCGAAAACGTGATCTACGTCGTGACGGCGCTCGGTGACGTCTTGGAGTCGATGGGCGCGGACGTCGATCCGGGCGCAGGCGTGACTGCGACGCGCAACGCGCTCGAAGAATAG
- a CDS encoding DUF7116 family protein gives MRLVEQARSIFAELGYTVEGNGPEFRAERAWKVVHVNTVLETGELPSASSGQFHCFVAEPEDADDLEARLERTNPNYEWAIIVVDGEDYQVERAPPGPRVTA, from the coding sequence ATGCGACTCGTCGAGCAGGCCAGGTCGATCTTCGCTGAGCTGGGTTACACCGTCGAAGGCAACGGCCCCGAGTTCCGCGCCGAACGAGCATGGAAAGTCGTCCACGTAAACACCGTCCTCGAGACGGGAGAGCTCCCGTCGGCTTCGTCGGGACAGTTCCACTGTTTCGTCGCCGAACCCGAGGACGCAGACGATCTCGAGGCGCGACTCGAGCGGACGAATCCGAACTACGAGTGGGCCATCATCGTCGTCGACGGGGAGGACTATCAGGTCGAACGAGCGCCACCAGGACCGCGAGTAACAGCATAA
- a CDS encoding DUF5816 domain-containing protein, whose protein sequence is MQTWSTDDGNTVYVSETDGDRGSKGPFLVAFESPDAEHRYGWFCANCESFDNAMDSMGRIKCNQCGNFRKPTEWDAAHE, encoded by the coding sequence ATGCAAACCTGGTCGACCGACGACGGTAACACCGTCTACGTCTCGGAGACCGACGGCGACAGAGGGTCGAAGGGTCCGTTCCTCGTCGCCTTCGAATCGCCCGACGCGGAGCACCGGTACGGCTGGTTCTGTGCGAACTGTGAGAGCTTCGACAACGCGATGGACTCGATGGGTCGAATCAAGTGCAACCAGTGTGGGAACTTCCGCAAGCCGACCGAGTGGGACGCCGCCCACGAGTAA
- a CDS encoding universal stress protein, whose product MSLVVVPVRYPLSKHSQRTLERAIEVAREREAALTILHVDLYQNGKKVTRIDLKNAVERVFGRLENARYVVRTGFLVEESILDEVAAEGADAVVIGSKQASRLRRIFQRFTDNPDIDRYLRTHLDCEVITVDGARA is encoded by the coding sequence ATGTCGCTGGTCGTGGTTCCCGTTCGGTATCCGCTGTCGAAGCACTCGCAGCGGACGCTCGAACGGGCGATCGAGGTCGCTCGCGAGCGCGAGGCAGCGTTGACGATACTCCACGTCGATCTCTATCAGAACGGAAAGAAAGTGACGCGTATAGATCTGAAAAACGCCGTCGAGCGGGTCTTCGGACGGCTCGAGAACGCTCGGTACGTCGTCCGAACCGGCTTTCTCGTCGAAGAGAGCATTCTCGACGAAGTCGCCGCGGAGGGGGCCGACGCCGTCGTCATCGGGAGCAAACAGGCGAGTCGCCTGCGGCGGATCTTCCAGCGCTTTACGGACAATCCGGATATCGACCGCTATCTCCGGACCCATCTCGACTGTGAAGTCATTACGGTCGACGGCGCGCGCGCCTAA
- a CDS encoding universal stress protein, producing MYDDILIPTDGSDTIPETLTHGLPIAADNDATVHSLYVVDSRVTAAADEETSTDLERSLEDEGRDAVAAVEERAAAEGLETVGEVRQGTPAKTILDYAETEGIDLIVIGTRGKSPREKVTSLGSVSERVVDNASIPVFVVRNAGNEE from the coding sequence ATGTACGACGACATTCTCATTCCCACGGACGGAAGCGATACGATTCCCGAGACGCTCACCCACGGACTGCCGATCGCCGCGGACAACGACGCGACGGTCCACTCGCTGTACGTCGTCGATAGCCGCGTCACCGCTGCCGCCGACGAGGAAACCAGTACCGATCTCGAGCGTTCGCTCGAGGACGAGGGTCGTGACGCCGTCGCCGCCGTCGAGGAGCGAGCGGCGGCCGAGGGGCTCGAGACCGTCGGTGAGGTCCGCCAGGGGACGCCCGCGAAGACGATCCTCGACTACGCCGAGACGGAAGGAATCGATCTGATCGTGATCGGCACGCGGGGGAAGAGCCCGCGAGAGAAGGTGACGTCGCTGGGCAGCGTTTCGGAGCGGGTGGTCGACAACGCCTCGATTCCGGTGTTCGTCGTTCGAAACGCGGGCAATGAGGAGTAA
- a CDS encoding mechanosensitive ion channel family protein, which translates to MPEVLQMDERSAVEAIRSAVPGRTPELAVEIALALVVLVAGWYLSKLVVRLAGRTVARRIERPSVTRTVLRGVRLTVLLWSAVVAAGILGVGDTQILLSVTVISAVIAIVLAPLVGSLINGLYVLADRPYEIGDMIEVTDAGHRGFVEDITIRYTKIFTLQNSFIVIPNSEIHTRDVINYSAEDERTRISVGFDITYDSDLETARQAAERAARGVDDVISGGPDIRIGSARYAAAPSCYIAEYGDHGIALELFFWMKHPYKQTVIRSAVQDAIGERFADIDAEFAYPRRHHVFDESSGTARVSVDDSGFERPRADSPRSPGSAGESPADPTDQ; encoded by the coding sequence ATGCCCGAGGTTCTCCAGATGGACGAGCGTTCAGCGGTCGAGGCGATCCGGAGCGCCGTTCCGGGTAGGACGCCCGAACTGGCGGTCGAGATCGCCCTGGCCCTCGTCGTCCTCGTCGCCGGCTGGTACCTCTCGAAGCTCGTCGTCCGGCTCGCCGGCCGCACGGTCGCGCGCCGGATCGAACGGCCGAGCGTCACGCGGACCGTCCTGCGCGGCGTCAGACTCACCGTTCTCCTCTGGTCGGCCGTCGTCGCCGCCGGCATCCTCGGCGTCGGCGACACGCAGATCCTCCTCTCGGTGACCGTCATCTCGGCCGTGATCGCGATCGTGCTCGCACCGCTGGTCGGGAGCCTGATCAACGGCCTCTACGTCCTCGCGGATCGCCCCTACGAGATCGGCGACATGATCGAGGTCACCGACGCCGGCCACCGCGGGTTCGTCGAGGACATCACGATCCGCTACACCAAGATCTTCACGCTCCAGAACTCCTTCATCGTCATCCCGAACTCCGAGATCCACACGCGCGACGTGATCAATTACTCCGCGGAGGACGAACGGACGCGGATCTCGGTCGGGTTCGATATCACCTACGACAGCGACCTCGAGACGGCGCGCCAGGCCGCCGAGCGGGCCGCCAGGGGCGTCGACGACGTCATATCGGGTGGTCCCGACATCCGGATCGGCAGCGCCCGCTACGCCGCGGCCCCCTCCTGTTACATCGCCGAGTACGGCGATCACGGGATCGCGCTCGAACTGTTCTTCTGGATGAAACATCCCTACAAGCAGACCGTCATCCGGTCGGCAGTTCAGGACGCCATCGGCGAGCGCTTCGCGGACATCGACGCGGAGTTCGCCTACCCGCGTCGCCACCACGTCTTCGACGAGAGCAGCGGTACCGCGCGGGTGTCCGTCGACGACTCCGGCTTCGAGCGACCCCGCGCGGACTCGCCCCGATCGCCAGGGTCGGCGGGTGAAAGTCCCGCGGATCCGACCGATCAGTGA
- the trmB gene encoding HTH-type sugar sensing transcriptional regulator TrmB, which produces MAPDELRSTVERVGDRFNLGEYEIDAYLTVLEQGQLTASEIADRTEIPQPRVYDTVRSLSDRGLVELRESRPMKVVAIDPGEAFDDVQSSFEQMISELEARYTAPARDTEAVSLVKSRSTILRYLEEVIDAAEYELSLSLTPDLLTRFEAELRAAVEAGVSVDLIVTPASEAPDPSEFAYGEVASTARARRGITTPVIAVADGNYSVYATQDALRDDQDRYGVIFNRSALGFLISGFFGTVLWTTAERVLGEDGSGRTYPRKYASIRRCVKDLLEEGGEFYATIDGRDVEVGGQRTVRGRIRDISFEVSEEVASLTIETEEGEDVSVGGRVAALEDVEAHEIHIGRDEPPAIETP; this is translated from the coding sequence ATGGCACCAGACGAACTTCGCTCGACCGTCGAGCGCGTCGGGGATCGGTTCAACCTCGGCGAGTACGAGATCGACGCCTACCTCACCGTCTTAGAGCAGGGACAGCTCACGGCGAGCGAGATCGCTGACCGAACGGAGATCCCCCAGCCCCGCGTCTACGACACCGTCCGTAGTCTCAGCGACCGCGGACTGGTCGAACTGCGGGAATCCCGCCCCATGAAGGTCGTCGCGATCGATCCCGGGGAGGCCTTCGACGACGTCCAGTCCTCCTTCGAGCAGATGATCTCGGAACTCGAGGCCCGGTACACTGCGCCGGCCCGCGATACCGAGGCCGTCTCCCTCGTGAAATCGCGATCGACGATCCTGCGCTACCTCGAGGAGGTCATCGACGCCGCAGAGTACGAACTCTCCCTGTCGCTGACGCCGGACCTGTTGACCCGGTTCGAGGCGGAGTTGCGCGCGGCCGTCGAGGCCGGCGTGAGCGTCGACCTGATCGTGACGCCGGCGAGCGAAGCGCCCGATCCGTCGGAGTTCGCGTACGGCGAGGTCGCGTCGACGGCTCGCGCTCGGCGGGGGATCACGACGCCGGTCATCGCCGTCGCCGACGGCAACTACTCGGTCTACGCGACGCAGGATGCGCTGCGGGACGATCAGGATCGGTACGGCGTCATCTTCAACCGATCCGCGCTCGGCTTCCTCATTTCCGGGTTCTTCGGAACGGTTCTCTGGACGACCGCTGAACGAGTACTCGGCGAGGACGGTTCCGGCCGAACGTACCCCCGGAAGTACGCCTCGATTCGCCGGTGCGTCAAGGACCTCCTCGAGGAGGGCGGGGAGTTCTACGCGACCATCGACGGCCGCGACGTCGAGGTCGGCGGCCAGCGGACCGTCCGCGGCCGCATCCGCGACATCTCGTTCGAAGTCAGCGAGGAAGTCGCCAGCCTCACGATCGAAACCGAGGAGGGTGAGGACGTCTCCGTCGGTGGCCGCGTCGCGGCCCTCGAGGACGTCGAGGCGCACGAGATCCACATCGGCCGAGACGAACCGCCGGCGATCGAAACGCCCTGA